In Natronococcus occultus SP4, the following proteins share a genomic window:
- a CDS encoding tRNA (cytidine(56)-2'-O)-methyltransferase yields the protein MNETAEVAVLRLGHRPGRDERMTTHVGLTARALGADRVWIPDNAGQSLETVADITDRFGGPFEAELTDSPQALIRNWEGRVVHLTMYGERIQDVEDKIRSAREDDGEPLLVVVGSEKVPFDVYEAADWNVGVTNQPHSEVAGLAVFLDRLFEGRELDREWVDADREVIPMETGKRVEPVEE from the coding sequence ATGAACGAGACAGCCGAGGTCGCCGTTCTCCGGCTCGGTCACCGCCCCGGCCGGGACGAGCGGATGACGACCCACGTCGGGCTGACGGCGCGTGCGCTCGGGGCCGACCGCGTCTGGATCCCCGACAACGCCGGCCAGTCCCTCGAGACCGTCGCCGACATCACCGACCGGTTCGGCGGCCCCTTCGAGGCCGAACTGACCGATTCGCCACAGGCGCTGATCCGGAACTGGGAGGGGCGAGTCGTCCATCTCACGATGTACGGTGAGCGGATCCAGGACGTCGAGGACAAGATCCGTTCGGCCCGGGAGGACGACGGGGAGCCGCTGTTGGTTGTCGTCGGCTCCGAGAAGGTTCCCTTCGACGTCTACGAGGCGGCCGACTGGAACGTCGGCGTCACCAACCAGCCCCACTCCGAGGTAGCGGGGCTTGCGGTGTTTCTCGACCGGCTGTTCGAGGGTCGCGAACTCGACCGCGAGTGGGTCGACGCCGACCGCGAAGTGATCCCGATGGAGACGGGCAAGCGCGTCGAACCCGTCGAAGAATAG
- a CDS encoding inorganic phosphate transporter, with amino-acid sequence MTSFRAAMGDELDPGAILGVTAVLAVFAVLADLSAGTVIAIPAGLVGIAALRAVCTARGYPDAIAGAVLGAVGVLVFASLAIGDGAVVFGVLAAVAAWLCLDSLYDLRLGIDRSSEPDEDISEAEYYLVSAHGWAVLRELREADRPLSRAELQDRTGLPNEDFERVLETVGDSGPIERVGTGYVLDESETGTTAMTRSVVRAVGGRLLRPLRLLGSLRR; translated from the coding sequence ATGACGTCGTTTCGAGCGGCGATGGGCGACGAGCTCGACCCGGGAGCGATCCTCGGAGTCACGGCCGTCCTCGCCGTTTTCGCCGTTCTGGCGGATCTCTCTGCGGGGACGGTGATCGCGATTCCAGCAGGGCTCGTCGGGATCGCCGCGCTCAGGGCCGTCTGTACCGCACGCGGGTATCCGGACGCCATCGCGGGGGCCGTTCTCGGCGCAGTCGGCGTCCTCGTGTTCGCGTCCCTCGCGATCGGTGACGGCGCCGTCGTCTTCGGCGTCCTCGCCGCCGTCGCCGCGTGGCTCTGTCTTGACTCGCTGTACGACCTTCGTCTCGGGATCGACCGCTCGAGCGAACCCGACGAGGATATTTCGGAGGCGGAGTACTACCTGGTCTCGGCCCACGGCTGGGCAGTCCTCCGGGAGCTTCGCGAGGCCGACCGCCCACTGTCGCGCGCGGAACTGCAGGATCGAACGGGGCTGCCCAACGAGGACTTCGAACGCGTCCTCGAGACCGTCGGCGACTCGGGGCCGATCGAGCGGGTCGGGACGGGCTACGTCCTCGACGAGTCCGAGACCGGGACGACGGCGATGACTCGATCGGTCGTTCGGGCGGTCGGTGGCCGCCTGCTTCGACCGCTGAGACTCTTGGGCTCGCTCCGGCGATAG
- a CDS encoding transcription factor TFIIE subunit alpha, translating to MAFEDLLEDPVIQKYLHELVGPTGMPVAAAPPDGEVTDEELAEELDLELNDVRRALFILYENDLASYRRLRDEDSGWLTYLWTFEYDNIPENLEEEMYRLHDALEDRREYERNHEFYLCEICSIRFEFGEAMDFGFECPECGSPVESMDNDRLVDAMDDRLDALEDELNIDADA from the coding sequence ATGGCTTTTGAGGACCTGCTCGAGGATCCGGTCATCCAGAAGTACTTGCACGAGCTGGTCGGTCCCACGGGGATGCCCGTCGCGGCGGCGCCGCCGGACGGGGAAGTGACCGACGAGGAGCTCGCCGAGGAGCTGGATCTCGAGTTGAACGACGTCCGGCGCGCGCTGTTTATTCTCTACGAGAACGACCTCGCCAGCTACCGCCGGCTGCGCGACGAGGACTCGGGCTGGCTGACCTACCTCTGGACCTTCGAGTACGACAACATCCCCGAGAACCTCGAAGAGGAGATGTACCGGCTCCACGACGCCTTAGAGGACCGACGCGAGTACGAGCGCAACCACGAGTTCTACCTCTGTGAGATCTGCTCGATCCGCTTCGAGTTCGGCGAGGCGATGGACTTCGGATTCGAGTGTCCCGAGTGTGGCTCGCCCGTCGAATCGATGGACAACGACCGCCTGGTCGACGCGATGGACGACCGCCTCGACGCCCTCGAGGACGAACTGAACATCGACGCGGACGCCTGA
- a CDS encoding DUF2110 family protein → MVTLATKLYVEGDARERSLDSLRSLIGNEIGELDVAFELTVRDDDFPEVDLEGEDAVVAGNVLREEFGEIVPELEAGETYVGTLDSWSDEGFVLDAGRPVEIPADEIGLGPGSPTQIRDRYGLVQHLPMRFVYREDDPSRLADEERDRLYEWTRSDGRLNVNSATRAEVRATLNRAGHAQDYVTVERLGLLEQSVICTEGTDPPGLLASVGEYLPAELRCVVP, encoded by the coding sequence ATGGTCACACTCGCAACCAAACTCTACGTCGAAGGCGACGCCCGCGAGCGGTCGCTGGACTCGCTTCGCTCGCTGATCGGCAACGAGATCGGCGAACTCGACGTTGCGTTCGAGCTGACGGTCCGGGACGACGACTTCCCCGAAGTCGACCTCGAGGGCGAAGACGCCGTCGTCGCGGGCAACGTCCTCCGCGAGGAGTTCGGCGAGATCGTCCCCGAGCTCGAAGCCGGCGAGACCTACGTCGGGACGCTCGACTCCTGGAGCGACGAGGGGTTCGTCCTCGACGCGGGCCGTCCGGTCGAGATTCCGGCCGACGAAATCGGGCTCGGCCCCGGCTCGCCGACCCAGATCCGCGATCGCTACGGCCTCGTCCAGCACCTGCCGATGCGGTTCGTCTACCGCGAGGACGACCCCTCCCGACTGGCCGACGAGGAGCGCGATCGCCTCTACGAGTGGACCCGCAGTGACGGCCGGCTCAACGTCAACAGCGCCACCCGAGCCGAGGTTCGGGCGACGCTCAACCGCGCGGGCCACGCCCAGGACTACGTCACCGTTGAGCGTCTCGGCCTGCTCGAACAGAGCGTGATCTGTACCGAAGGAACCGATCCACCGGGGCTGCTCGCGAGCGTCGGCGAGTACCTCCCGGCGGAGCTGCGGTGTGTCGTTCCCTAG
- a CDS encoding DUF5803 family protein: MNRRLALAVIAVALLATTAGCSAIFGGISDEELDREQEYDDLQDSDADVAVDIEGGSIITSGEFRAVYDLNETEELSLYRSSFYTEDALDIHSVRYWYPNGTEVTGSDLAIDQGRSSTEVEVPDGNGTLAFSGSAGGRTFQLPAYVSGSYEVTLPEDYRTSNFLFGDVNPGGYEREVIDNREQLVWDDVDSTISLRYYQTRDIPLFAGLVGTVVLLGGGAMAYYYRKVKKLKEQREEMGLDVEIEDDSDDGPPPGMK, translated from the coding sequence ATGAACCGACGGCTCGCTCTCGCGGTGATCGCGGTCGCGTTGCTCGCGACGACGGCCGGCTGTTCGGCGATCTTCGGCGGCATCTCCGACGAGGAGCTCGACCGCGAACAGGAGTACGACGACCTACAGGACAGCGACGCCGACGTCGCCGTCGACATCGAGGGCGGCTCCATCATCACCAGCGGCGAGTTCCGCGCGGTCTATGACCTCAACGAGACCGAGGAGCTGTCGCTGTACCGCTCGAGTTTCTACACCGAGGACGCACTCGACATCCACAGCGTCCGCTACTGGTATCCGAACGGAACCGAGGTAACCGGCTCCGACCTCGCGATCGACCAGGGTCGCTCGAGCACCGAGGTCGAAGTGCCGGACGGCAACGGCACCCTCGCCTTCTCGGGTAGCGCCGGAGGCCGAACCTTCCAGCTGCCGGCCTACGTCTCCGGCTCCTACGAGGTGACGTTGCCCGAGGACTACCGAACCTCGAACTTCCTGTTCGGCGACGTCAACCCCGGCGGCTACGAGCGGGAGGTGATCGACAACCGCGAGCAGCTGGTCTGGGACGACGTCGACAGCACGATCTCGCTGCGGTACTACCAGACCAGGGATATACCGCTGTTTGCCGGGCTCGTCGGCACCGTCGTCCTGCTTGGCGGTGGCGCGATGGCCTACTACTACCGGAAGGTCAAGAAGTTAAAGGAGCAACGCGAGGAGATGGGTCTCGACGTCGAGATCGAGGACGACTCCGACGACGGCCCGCCGCCGGGAATGAAGTAG
- a CDS encoding DUF7289 family protein, which yields MIRNRDRSGRSGADDRAVSELLSFVLVFGLVFGSVAVLSVAGLGIVDDHREAEQLRTAERGVTSLAAELEDLARNPGLERRSGVVPLGDGSLTVGGGTELGLVVDGDPVGDPIELGAVAYRSGDETVAYDGGAVVRADEETSRFRTRPPVSCRGGTATVSLVQVESADPTVRTGGQAVVTARVEDRTVESYAVEDAVSMTVVETDYERAWRTAAADLEDCEADRLRLTVTTVSIAN from the coding sequence GTGATCCGGAACCGGGATCGGTCGGGGCGGTCCGGAGCCGACGACAGGGCCGTCTCGGAACTGCTCTCGTTCGTGCTCGTCTTTGGGCTCGTTTTCGGATCGGTCGCCGTCCTCTCGGTCGCGGGGCTGGGGATCGTCGACGACCACCGGGAGGCCGAGCAGCTCCGAACGGCCGAACGGGGCGTGACGAGCCTCGCGGCCGAGCTCGAGGATCTCGCCCGGAACCCCGGCCTCGAGCGCCGAAGCGGCGTCGTCCCGCTCGGCGACGGCAGCCTGACCGTCGGCGGGGGGACCGAGCTCGGCCTCGTGGTCGACGGTGATCCCGTCGGCGATCCGATCGAGCTGGGAGCGGTCGCCTACCGGTCGGGAGACGAGACGGTCGCCTACGACGGCGGTGCGGTGGTTCGAGCCGACGAGGAAACCAGTCGGTTCCGAACGCGACCGCCCGTGAGCTGTCGCGGCGGGACCGCGACGGTCTCGCTGGTCCAGGTCGAGTCGGCCGACCCGACGGTCCGGACGGGCGGGCAAGCGGTGGTAACGGCTCGGGTCGAGGACCGAACCGTCGAGAGCTACGCGGTCGAGGACGCCGTGTCGATGACGGTCGTCGAGACCGACTACGAGCGGGCGTGGCGGACCGCCGCGGCCGATCTAGAGGACTGCGAGGCGGACCGCCTGCGACTGACGGTCACGACGGTCTCGATCGCGAACTGA
- a CDS encoding DUF7266 family protein, translating into MIDGHGAERGVSMTITYVLALGISAALLATLLAGAGAVLEAETERAAERSLETVGQELAGEIEAADRVAGDGDAAVVRVDAPRTVVETGYDVELRQECDGRPGETGCLRLTAHGFEDAVVVPIRTEAVLETGTVPGGPLEVVAADGRLALEVSEA; encoded by the coding sequence GTGATCGACGGCCACGGCGCGGAGCGGGGCGTCTCGATGACGATTACGTACGTCCTCGCGCTCGGGATCTCGGCGGCGCTGCTCGCGACGCTGCTGGCGGGCGCCGGAGCCGTGCTCGAGGCCGAAACTGAACGGGCCGCCGAGCGCTCGCTCGAGACGGTCGGACAGGAGCTGGCCGGCGAGATCGAGGCCGCGGATCGTGTCGCCGGCGACGGAGACGCAGCCGTCGTCCGCGTCGACGCGCCACGGACGGTCGTGGAGACGGGGTACGACGTCGAACTCCGGCAGGAGTGTGACGGGCGCCCGGGCGAGACGGGCTGTCTCCGGCTGACGGCACACGGCTTCGAGGACGCGGTCGTCGTCCCGATCCGAACCGAGGCCGTCCTCGAGACGGGAACCGTCCCGGGTGGTCCCCTCGAGGTCGTCGCCGCGGACGGACGGCTCGCACTCGAGGTGAGCGAGGCGTGA
- a CDS encoding DUF7288 family protein, whose translation MTRPDRGQAYALEGAVAATILLTALLIAAQSAAVTPHGIDDRGSQTQSQLQQETRDALVVAGDDGLSATVRNWHGDATAWNGSAEPNESAFYGTDRPPAGDGDERTYGVDAFAEQSVLGEILQARFAERDRSYNVELVTRGDEDSTVLVDQESPSTEAVTASYAVTLFADDRLTAGDPIDLETAHETRGYPITPTAEDGAVYAVVEVRVTVW comes from the coding sequence GTGACCCGACCCGACAGGGGCCAGGCGTATGCCCTCGAGGGGGCGGTCGCCGCGACGATCCTGCTGACGGCGCTGTTGATCGCGGCCCAGTCGGCGGCGGTCACACCCCACGGGATCGACGACCGGGGATCCCAGACCCAGTCCCAGCTCCAGCAGGAGACCCGGGACGCGCTGGTCGTCGCCGGCGACGACGGGCTCTCGGCGACGGTACGGAACTGGCACGGCGACGCGACGGCGTGGAACGGGAGCGCCGAGCCGAACGAAAGCGCGTTCTACGGCACCGACCGTCCGCCCGCGGGAGACGGCGACGAGCGGACCTACGGGGTCGACGCCTTCGCGGAGCAGTCCGTCCTCGGAGAGATCCTGCAGGCGCGGTTCGCCGAGCGCGACCGGAGCTACAACGTCGAGCTCGTCACTCGAGGCGACGAGGACTCGACGGTGCTCGTCGATCAGGAGTCGCCGTCGACCGAGGCCGTCACCGCGAGCTACGCGGTGACGCTGTTCGCGGACGACCGCCTGACCGCGGGCGATCCGATCGACCTCGAGACGGCCCACGAGACCCGTGGGTACCCGATCACGCCGACCGCTGAGGACGGCGCTGTCTACGCCGTCGTGGAGGTGCGGGTTACCGTATGGTAG
- a CDS encoding DUF7287 family protein, translating to MAGDFRATDRGQTAQDFAVGISIFLLAVALVFAALPTLAAPSDAAEAERERAERIADRLVAEFATHGELDGERFVAAVGTEGGDRDRPSGIADDGVDVRLERLDGGELELADGGFELATEPADRDGRPAASAARIVSLDSSIELEDSADDPAYRLVVEVTRT from the coding sequence GTGGCTGGCGACTTCCGGGCGACCGATCGCGGACAGACGGCCCAGGACTTCGCGGTCGGGATCAGTATCTTCCTGCTCGCGGTCGCGCTCGTCTTTGCCGCGCTCCCAACGCTCGCGGCGCCGTCGGACGCTGCCGAGGCCGAGCGCGAGCGGGCCGAACGGATCGCTGATCGGCTCGTCGCGGAGTTTGCGACCCACGGCGAGCTCGACGGCGAGCGGTTCGTCGCCGCCGTCGGCACCGAGGGAGGCGACCGCGACCGACCCTCTGGTATCGCGGACGACGGCGTCGACGTCCGCCTCGAGCGACTCGACGGAGGGGAGCTCGAGCTCGCCGACGGCGGGTTCGAACTCGCGACGGAACCGGCCGACCGCGACGGCCGACCCGCGGCGAGCGCAGCCCGAATCGTCTCGCTCGATTCGTCGATCGAACTCGAGGACAGTGCAGACGATCCGGCCTATCGGCTCGTCGTGGAGGTGACCCGGACGTGA
- a CDS encoding type II secretion system F family protein: MSHDGESLPGTGSLCVRIGDRLSPLYAQGLAEDGRFVARLERTLTKARIAVPVERYLSRAVGIGVVAGLWLAALGVVVGYGLFGTGFVDVGEVVGVPLPNRTVVGVVETLKVPSLVAATGLAFGSIGFLAGFGTVVGRPYMRAGARRREINMLLPDTVSFMYALSVGGLNRLEIVAATARAEDAYGEVAREFRTIHREATYADGDYRTAIRRRARETPSDDLSKFLTDLLSVVDSGGDVERFLEEKRTKLERAANAEQKRTLETLELFGELYMTLSLFPLLLLIVTVVMQLLPNAAVPDGVLYLTVYGLVPLIGIAFLVLISTVTHDDPGDGTLALDTGDGRARNEDGGRAFEPDVLERCEREDAVFDRIAFRERCHRIATALRRPHVFFRDNPRYTLALTVPASLAVLGVAVASGAAPTTWSGLVERPLSGTVLYAYLPLYVVGGPLAVAHEWNRRHRVAVRETLSEELWKLSSANETGLTLLESIESVAETGTGKLSREFARIRRKVDYGTTLKRALVEFANAYRLPLLARTTRLIAESQAASNRIAPVLRTAARTSEIHDELERERRSRTRMQVVVIVMTFLTVFAVIAILEARFLDSMAGSGVGELGATGGSAGPAADGGVRTDVLGLLLFHAVTLQAVVSGMLCGYVRNGALASGLKYAIGLATVALVGWTVVS; this comes from the coding sequence ATGAGTCACGACGGCGAGTCGCTTCCCGGAACCGGCTCGCTCTGCGTTCGGATCGGCGACCGGCTCTCCCCGCTGTACGCGCAGGGACTCGCCGAGGATGGCCGGTTCGTCGCCCGCCTCGAACGAACGCTCACCAAGGCCCGGATCGCCGTTCCCGTCGAGCGATATCTCTCGCGAGCGGTCGGGATCGGCGTCGTCGCCGGCCTCTGGCTGGCAGCACTTGGCGTCGTCGTCGGCTACGGGCTGTTCGGGACCGGGTTCGTCGACGTCGGCGAGGTAGTCGGCGTCCCGCTTCCGAACCGAACCGTCGTCGGGGTCGTCGAGACGCTCAAGGTTCCGTCGCTCGTCGCCGCAACCGGTCTCGCGTTCGGCTCGATCGGGTTTCTGGCCGGGTTCGGGACGGTGGTAGGCCGCCCCTACATGCGAGCCGGGGCCCGCAGACGGGAGATCAACATGTTGCTTCCCGACACGGTCTCGTTTATGTATGCGCTGTCAGTCGGCGGGCTGAACCGTCTTGAGATCGTCGCGGCGACGGCGCGAGCCGAGGACGCCTACGGCGAGGTCGCCCGGGAGTTCCGGACGATCCACCGGGAGGCGACGTACGCCGACGGCGACTACCGGACCGCGATCCGCCGCCGAGCCCGGGAGACACCCAGCGACGACCTCTCGAAGTTCCTGACAGATCTGCTCTCGGTCGTCGACAGCGGCGGCGACGTCGAGCGGTTCCTCGAGGAGAAACGGACGAAACTCGAGCGAGCCGCGAACGCCGAGCAGAAACGCACCCTCGAGACGCTCGAACTGTTCGGAGAGCTGTACATGACCCTCTCGCTGTTCCCGCTGTTGTTGCTCATCGTCACGGTCGTCATGCAGCTGTTGCCGAACGCCGCCGTTCCGGACGGCGTGTTGTACCTGACCGTCTACGGGCTGGTGCCGCTGATCGGAATCGCCTTCCTCGTTCTGATCTCGACGGTCACTCACGACGATCCCGGGGACGGGACGCTCGCGCTCGATACCGGCGACGGGCGGGCCCGCAACGAGGACGGAGGGCGGGCGTTCGAGCCGGACGTCCTCGAGCGCTGCGAGCGCGAGGACGCCGTCTTCGATCGAATCGCGTTCCGCGAGCGGTGTCACCGGATCGCGACGGCGCTTCGTCGACCCCACGTCTTCTTCCGGGACAACCCCCGCTACACCCTCGCGCTTACCGTTCCCGCGTCGCTTGCCGTCCTCGGGGTCGCGGTCGCGAGCGGAGCCGCACCGACGACCTGGAGCGGACTGGTCGAGCGACCACTTTCCGGAACCGTCCTCTACGCCTACCTCCCGCTGTACGTCGTCGGCGGACCGCTCGCGGTCGCCCACGAGTGGAACCGTCGTCACCGCGTCGCCGTTCGCGAGACGCTCTCGGAGGAGCTGTGGAAACTCTCGAGTGCGAACGAGACGGGGCTGACGCTGCTCGAGTCGATCGAGTCGGTCGCCGAGACCGGCACCGGGAAACTGAGCCGCGAGTTCGCGCGGATCCGACGGAAGGTCGACTACGGAACGACCCTGAAACGGGCGCTCGTCGAGTTCGCCAACGCCTACCGGCTGCCCCTCCTGGCGAGGACGACGCGGCTGATCGCGGAGAGCCAGGCGGCGTCGAACCGGATTGCGCCCGTCCTGCGGACGGCCGCCCGGACGAGCGAGATCCACGACGAACTCGAGCGCGAACGTCGCTCCCGCACCCGGATGCAGGTCGTGGTCATCGTCATGACGTTCCTGACGGTGTTCGCCGTGATCGCGATCCTCGAGGCGCGGTTCCTCGACTCGATGGCCGGGTCCGGCGTCGGTGAGCTCGGAGCGACGGGCGGGAGCGCCGGCCCGGCTGCCGACGGCGGGGTTCGGACGGACGTCCTCGGCTTGCTGTTGTTCCACGCGGTGACGCTGCAGGCGGTCGTCTCGGGGATGCTCTGTGGCTACGTCCGGAACGGCGCTCTCGCGAGCGGGCTGAAGTACGCGATCGGGCTGGCTACGGTGGCGCTCGTCGGCTGGACGGTGGTGAGCTAG
- a CDS encoding type II/IV secretion system ATPase subunit, with amino-acid sequence MYTDDTGTTGRRRRPSDESGDAVLGDRLAAGARSGLEVASIAEDRTVSVRKGFDEDAFFTRADGTPTVANRADLERAVPDAEKPHLRELDRYWVNEPFAFVVVFRSERENERKYYLVEPFLTPTERELRTVLAERLRTSIAYADDETSENGEHGRRRVVESELEDLLERYGLVGKSTTDPVGLVARVASALGAVGGGGNDIEPEDAGTDVDAGSGRTVLAAGSAALSDRQVAKLRYYLTRDFVGYERIDGITRDDAVEDISCDGYESPVFVYHTEYEQLVTNVRHGTDELDEFVVSLAQRSGAGISKRRPQVDATLPDGSRAQLTLGREVSDHGSNYTIRQFTDVPYTPIDLVNWHTFSLEQMALLWLAIENRKSLLFAGGTASGKTTSLNAVSLFIPASTKVVSIEDTRELELPQRNWIASVTRPSFADDGADAVDEFDLLEATLRQRPDHIVMGEVRGEEGRTLFQVMSTGHTTHTTFHADSVDEVLKRFTTAPIDVSKTMFPALDLVAVQTQTRVDGATVRRNRALTEINRYDSERDEINVEDVYRWEAESDDFRRVGASNVLEEIAFDRGWSERRLEQELFERRAVLAALVANGIDGYADVAATLQAYMNEPETILAAIADGELEARLPALRGLESVSIDVDPAIEERVTRPEPSAKTARTAATVLDRAEESLFDRYRSEAAE; translated from the coding sequence ATGTACACCGACGACACCGGAACGACCGGGCGGCGTCGGCGTCCGAGCGACGAGTCAGGGGACGCCGTCCTCGGGGACCGACTCGCGGCCGGTGCCCGAAGCGGGCTGGAGGTCGCGTCGATCGCCGAGGACCGAACCGTCTCCGTTCGGAAGGGATTCGACGAGGACGCCTTCTTTACGCGGGCCGACGGGACACCGACGGTCGCGAACCGCGCCGATCTCGAGCGGGCGGTTCCCGACGCGGAGAAGCCACACCTTCGAGAGCTCGACCGCTACTGGGTGAACGAGCCCTTCGCCTTCGTCGTCGTCTTTCGCTCCGAACGGGAGAACGAACGGAAGTACTACCTGGTCGAGCCGTTCCTGACGCCGACCGAGCGCGAGCTCCGGACGGTGCTGGCCGAGCGGCTGCGAACGTCGATTGCCTACGCCGACGATGAAACCTCCGAGAACGGCGAGCACGGTCGACGACGGGTCGTCGAGTCCGAACTCGAGGACCTGCTCGAGCGGTACGGACTCGTCGGGAAGTCGACGACTGACCCCGTCGGACTGGTCGCGCGGGTAGCGAGCGCGCTCGGGGCCGTCGGCGGCGGTGGAAACGACATCGAACCTGAAGACGCCGGCACCGATGTCGACGCCGGTTCCGGCCGGACCGTCCTCGCCGCCGGTTCGGCGGCGCTGAGCGACCGCCAGGTCGCGAAGCTGCGGTACTACCTGACTCGGGATTTCGTCGGCTACGAGCGGATCGACGGAATCACCCGCGACGACGCGGTAGAGGACATCTCCTGTGACGGCTACGAGTCGCCGGTGTTCGTCTACCACACCGAGTACGAACAGCTCGTTACGAACGTTCGACACGGCACGGACGAGCTCGACGAGTTCGTCGTCTCGCTCGCCCAGCGCTCGGGCGCGGGGATCAGCAAGCGCCGACCGCAGGTCGACGCGACGCTGCCCGACGGATCCCGGGCCCAGCTGACCCTCGGTCGGGAGGTCTCTGATCACGGCAGCAACTACACGATCCGCCAGTTCACGGACGTTCCGTACACGCCGATCGACCTCGTCAACTGGCACACCTTCTCACTCGAGCAGATGGCGCTGCTCTGGCTCGCGATCGAGAACCGCAAGAGCCTGCTGTTCGCCGGCGGGACGGCCTCGGGGAAGACGACGAGCCTGAACGCCGTCTCGCTGTTTATCCCCGCAAGCACGAAGGTCGTCTCGATCGAGGACACCCGCGAGCTCGAGCTGCCCCAGCGCAACTGGATCGCGAGCGTGACCCGCCCCTCGTTCGCCGACGACGGCGCGGACGCGGTCGACGAGTTCGACCTGCTCGAGGCGACGCTCCGGCAACGTCCCGACCACATCGTGATGGGGGAGGTCCGCGGCGAGGAGGGTCGGACCCTGTTCCAGGTGATGTCGACGGGCCACACCACCCACACGACCTTCCACGCCGACTCCGTCGACGAGGTGCTCAAGCGGTTCACAACGGCGCCGATCGACGTCTCGAAGACGATGTTCCCGGCGCTTGACCTGGTCGCGGTCCAGACCCAGACCCGCGTCGACGGGGCGACGGTCCGGCGGAACCGGGCGCTGACCGAGATCAACCGCTACGACTCCGAGCGCGACGAGATCAACGTCGAAGACGTCTACCGCTGGGAGGCCGAAAGCGACGACTTCCGACGGGTCGGCGCCTCGAACGTTCTCGAGGAGATCGCGTTCGACCGCGGCTGGAGCGAGCGTCGCCTCGAACAGGAGCTGTTCGAGCGCCGGGCCGTCCTCGCCGCCCTCGTCGCGAACGGGATCGACGGCTACGCCGACGTCGCCGCGACCCTCCAGGCGTACATGAACGAGCCGGAAACGATCCTCGCGGCGATCGCCGACGGCGAGCTGGAGGCGCGGCTTCCCGCGCTCCGAGGACTCGAGAGCGTCTCGATCGACGTCGATCCGGCGATCGAAGAGCGCGTTACCCGCCCGGAGCCGTCGGCGAAGACGGCACGCACAGCGGCGACGGTACTCGATCGGGCCGAGGAGTCGCTTTTCGACCGGTATCGAAGCGAGGCAGCCGAATGA
- a CDS encoding SDR family NAD(P)-dependent oxidoreductase — protein sequence MQDPFDLSDRVALVTGGGRGIGRAIALGLANAGAAVAPSARSTDEIETVADEIRSAGGDAVAVPADVTDPDAVAAAIERAEDALGPVDVVVNNAGINPDGALGRPEDVPGEELDRVLEVNLHGAYEVTRAAAESLHETGGAVVNVASVGGLVGLPRQHPYVASKHGLVGLTRSLSLDWAPEVRVNAVAPGYVSTELTADLEADPELRDSILERTPLERFAEPAEIAGPVVFLASDAASYVTGEVLAADGGWTAR from the coding sequence ATGCAGGATCCCTTCGACCTCTCGGATCGAGTCGCGCTGGTAACTGGCGGCGGCCGCGGCATCGGCCGGGCGATCGCGCTTGGGCTCGCAAACGCCGGCGCCGCGGTCGCTCCGTCGGCCCGATCGACCGACGAGATCGAGACCGTCGCCGACGAAATCCGCTCGGCGGGCGGTGACGCGGTCGCCGTTCCGGCCGACGTCACCGATCCCGACGCCGTCGCGGCCGCGATCGAGCGCGCCGAGGACGCGCTCGGTCCCGTCGACGTCGTCGTCAACAACGCCGGCATCAACCCCGACGGTGCGCTCGGTCGTCCCGAGGACGTCCCGGGCGAGGAGCTCGACCGCGTCCTCGAGGTCAACCTGCACGGTGCCTACGAGGTCACGCGCGCGGCCGCCGAGTCGCTTCACGAGACCGGCGGAGCCGTCGTCAACGTTGCCAGCGTCGGGGGGCTTGTCGGCCTCCCCCGTCAGCACCCCTACGTCGCCTCGAAACACGGGCTGGTCGGACTCACGCGGAGCCTCTCGCTGGACTGGGCGCCCGAGGTTCGGGTCAACGCGGTCGCGCCGGGGTACGTCTCGACGGAACTGACCGCGGATCTCGAGGCCGATCCGGAGCTTCGGGACTCGATCCTCGAGCGAACTCCCCTCGAGCGGTTCGCGGAACCTGCCGAGATCGCCGGTCCGGTCGTCTTTCTCGCGAGCGACGCCGCGAGCTACGTCACCGGCGAGGTCCTTGCCGCCGACGGCGGGTGGACGGCCAGGTGA